A part of Vicia villosa cultivar HV-30 ecotype Madison, WI unplaced genomic scaffold, Vvil1.0 ctg.002215F_1_1, whole genome shotgun sequence genomic DNA contains:
- the LOC131638186 gene encoding uncharacterized protein LOC131638186: MADNNNIPNPDPFLLQQLIEESTREGTNRCRWEGQQHTPAGQRRPRHETSQPRGQQIQNIQQLQGLQQVQNVEQVPHEGHVQNGEDEQARPQNGPEQPLNENKTDARDEHVASSFTHTSDRRRVRSEDEEEQVNIPESADPTTVLLLKELQRTNRLIRLQGDRIHELERKRRYRSPPRRRHRSHSYSSSHSPPRRYRKRSPSSSRSPPRRNRRQRSYSRSPPRKSRKNKRPETTEARSLSPEQDERGQPQKSGQNTDEIQAGQTFKLPRT, encoded by the coding sequence atggctgacaacaacaacatcccaaatcCTGATCCTTTCCTCCTGCAACAACTGATCGAGGAGTCCACCCGCGAGGGGACGAATCGTTGTCGGTGGGAAGGACAGCAGCACACCCCTGCCGGGCAGAGAAGGCCGAGGCATGAGACCTCACAACCCAGGGGGCAGCAGATTCAGAACATCCAGCAGCTGCagggcctccaacaggttcagaACGTTGAACAAGTTCCTCACGAGGGAcacgttcagaacggggaagacgaGCAGGCTCGACCCCAGAATGGACCAGAACAGCCCCTGAATGAGAACAAGACTGACGCCAGAGACGAACATGTTGCCTCCTCGTTCACCCACACCTCTGACAGGCGAAGAGTCCGTAGCGAAGACGAGGAAGAGCAGGTCAATATCCCAGAGAGCGCTGACCCTACAACCGTCCTCCTACTCAAAGAGCTGCAAAGAACCAACCGTCTCATCCGCCTACAGGGTGACCGCATCCAcgagctggaaaggaagcgacgataTCGTTCCCCTCCGCGGAGACGCCATCGGTCGCATTCCTATTCCTCTTCGCACTCTCCCCCGAGGAGATATCGCAAGCGTTCCCCGTCCTCGTCTCGCTCCCCGCCTAGAAGGAACCGTCGCCAGAGGTCttattcccgctctccaccaCGAAAGAGCCGGAAAAATAAGAGACCTGAAACCACTGAAGCGAGGAGCCTCTCACCCGAGCAGGACGAAAGAGGACAACCGCAGAAATCAGGGCAAAACACAGACGAAATCCAAGCGGGGCAGACATTCAAACTCCCTCGGACCTAG